The Streptomyces albofaciens JCM 4342 genome has a segment encoding these proteins:
- a CDS encoding SpoIIE family protein phosphatase yields MERGPSHGDDRVGAVPQVPAPRDPVPGRIPLAVVVVDADGLVSHWSTGARRLFGPAREEAVGTPAVDLMPVSGALGEGEWSARDWDEEDGERLDGPDLEASLGGRAAYPTAGRARMADVQRGTVDILWWAYPLVGPGDERLLVLAADADQLHHHTGSDDTTEESERFAPGFALHTDFPGSEVLAAQLPQILPSMSPQESARIVSQVLELGYPVLEISQQERFPVTPDWGVPRRVERRARLLRAAGTAADAQSAAEAAAELESDLEYAAVRERLEFLNEVSGRIGSSLDLAHTIQEVSEAVVPRFTDVAGTYLREQVVAGEGFPDGPPDATTMWHRVAVEHNDEPGRWDDVVPVGESMPFPVHTPFFQCMTTGEPVLIPRISEELGNAIAAQFEKRDISPLINRRSLLVVPLKARNVVLGFMILLRHPERMEFNDMDRVTGAELAARAGLVLDNARMYTYQENVAETLQDSMLPHIAPRMAGCDTATRYLPGTRLGRVGGDWFDTIKLPGSRTAFVVGDVMGHGLNSAAMMGQLRTAVQTMAGIDMHPAQLLRSLDDLAQRLGDNYLATCLYAVYDPIGQQVVIANAGHIPPVLVRAADGRSELLELPTGAPIGVGGVPFEAVTVPVAAGDRLVLCTDGLVEVRGEDIGVGLAALAESAAHPAASMDDACDAIIRALNVRGGRKDDVALLMARLNGIAQEDVAEWRLATDAREAGRARRLVRAQLARWGLQAASETAELLVSEVVTNAVRHAHTRHVQLRLVRTEALLCEVSDDDHALPQMLSAADDDEFGRGLRVVSRLAREWGTSRTATGKTVWFEQNLPRAGQKRSGTE; encoded by the coding sequence ATGGAGCGTGGCCCGTCGCACGGCGACGACAGGGTGGGCGCGGTGCCTCAGGTGCCGGCGCCACGGGACCCCGTGCCCGGCCGGATACCGCTCGCCGTCGTGGTGGTGGACGCCGACGGACTGGTCTCCCACTGGAGCACGGGCGCACGCAGGCTCTTCGGCCCCGCCCGCGAGGAAGCGGTGGGCACGCCCGCCGTCGACCTGATGCCGGTCTCCGGCGCGCTCGGGGAGGGGGAGTGGTCGGCGCGCGACTGGGACGAGGAGGACGGCGAGCGGCTCGACGGCCCCGACCTGGAGGCCTCGCTCGGCGGCCGGGCCGCCTACCCCACCGCGGGCCGCGCCCGCATGGCGGACGTGCAGCGCGGCACGGTCGACATCCTGTGGTGGGCGTATCCCCTGGTGGGCCCCGGCGACGAGCGGCTGCTCGTGCTCGCCGCGGACGCCGACCAACTGCACCACCACACCGGCTCGGACGACACCACCGAGGAGAGCGAGCGCTTCGCGCCCGGCTTCGCCCTGCACACCGACTTCCCCGGCTCGGAGGTGCTGGCCGCCCAGCTGCCGCAGATCCTGCCGAGCATGAGCCCGCAGGAAAGCGCCCGGATCGTCTCCCAGGTGCTGGAACTGGGCTATCCGGTCCTGGAGATCAGCCAGCAGGAGCGCTTCCCGGTCACCCCGGACTGGGGTGTGCCGCGCCGGGTGGAGCGCCGGGCCCGGCTGCTGCGCGCCGCCGGCACCGCCGCGGACGCGCAGTCCGCCGCCGAGGCCGCGGCGGAGCTGGAGTCCGACCTCGAATACGCCGCCGTCCGCGAGCGGTTGGAGTTCCTGAACGAGGTCAGCGGCCGGATCGGCTCGTCCCTGGACCTGGCCCACACGATCCAGGAGGTCAGCGAGGCCGTCGTACCGCGCTTCACCGATGTCGCCGGCACCTATCTGCGCGAACAGGTCGTCGCGGGCGAGGGCTTCCCCGACGGCCCGCCGGACGCCACGACCATGTGGCACCGCGTCGCGGTGGAGCACAACGACGAACCGGGCCGGTGGGACGACGTGGTGCCGGTCGGCGAGTCGATGCCGTTCCCCGTGCACACACCGTTCTTCCAGTGCATGACCACCGGCGAGCCGGTGCTGATCCCGCGCATCAGCGAGGAGCTGGGCAACGCCATCGCCGCGCAGTTCGAGAAGCGGGACATCAGCCCGCTGATCAACCGCCGCTCGCTGCTGGTGGTGCCGCTCAAGGCGCGCAACGTGGTCCTGGGCTTCATGATCCTGCTGCGCCACCCGGAGCGCATGGAGTTCAACGACATGGACCGGGTCACCGGCGCCGAACTGGCCGCCCGCGCCGGCCTCGTCCTGGACAACGCCCGCATGTACACCTATCAGGAGAACGTCGCCGAGACGCTCCAGGACAGCATGCTGCCGCACATCGCACCGCGCATGGCGGGCTGTGACACGGCCACCCGCTATCTGCCCGGCACCCGCCTCGGCCGGGTCGGCGGCGACTGGTTCGACACCATCAAACTGCCCGGCTCGCGCACCGCTTTCGTCGTCGGCGACGTGATGGGCCACGGGCTGAACTCCGCCGCGATGATGGGCCAGCTCCGTACGGCCGTGCAGACCATGGCCGGCATCGACATGCACCCGGCGCAGCTGCTGCGCAGCCTGGACGACCTCGCGCAGCGCCTCGGCGACAACTACCTCGCCACCTGCCTGTACGCGGTCTACGACCCGATCGGCCAGCAGGTGGTGATCGCCAACGCCGGGCACATCCCGCCCGTCCTGGTGCGGGCCGCGGACGGCCGCAGCGAGCTGCTGGAGCTGCCGACCGGCGCGCCCATCGGCGTCGGCGGCGTGCCCTTCGAGGCGGTCACGGTCCCGGTCGCGGCCGGGGACCGGCTGGTGCTGTGCACGGACGGCCTGGTGGAGGTCCGTGGCGAGGACATAGGCGTCGGCCTGGCGGCCCTCGCCGAGTCCGCCGCCCACCCGGCGGCCTCCATGGACGACGCCTGCGACGCCATCATCCGCGCGCTGAACGTCCGCGGCGGCCGCAAGGACGATGTCGCCCTGCTGATGGCACGGCTCAACGGCATCGCCCAGGAGGACGTGGCCGAGTGGCGGCTGGCCACCGACGCGCGCGAGGCGGGCCGCGCCCGCCGCCTGGTCCGCGCCCAGCTCGCGCGGTGGGGTCTGCAGGCGGCGTCGGAGACCGCCGAGCTGCTGGTCAGCGAGGTCGTCACCAACGCGGTACGGCACGCCCACACCCGGCATGTGCAGCTGCGCCTGGTCCGTACGGAAGCCCTGCTGTGCGAGGTGTCCGACGACGACCACGCCCTGCCGCAGATGCTGAGCGCGGCGGACGACGACGAGTTCGGGCGCGGGCTGCGGGTGGTCAGCAGACTCGCGCGGGAGTGGGGGACGAGCCGGACGGCGACCGGGAAGACGGTGTGGTTCGAGCAGAATCTTCCGCGTGCGGGACAAAAACGCTCCGGTACGGAATAG
- a CDS encoding class I SAM-dependent methyltransferase translates to MTGSSQYLRAWEGFWRDAPEGEGEVFWDSDPSLTAELHLPLFAAHFDAALPVVDLGCGNGTQTRFLARHYPRAVGVDLSAAAVAHARAGDPAGVAEYRRLDAADPAAVRALHGELGDVNVYLRGVLHQCASEDRPLIVANIATLLGRRGRIFAVEPAEASRDVFASLARRPEGPPGKLRAVLAHGIAPGEMADSVVPGLLAGHGLREIASGRLPLMTTEYLADGSRIEIPTNWLVAGVVD, encoded by the coding sequence ATGACCGGTTCGAGCCAGTATCTGCGCGCGTGGGAAGGCTTCTGGCGCGACGCGCCGGAGGGCGAGGGCGAGGTCTTCTGGGACTCCGACCCGTCCCTGACGGCCGAGCTGCACCTGCCGCTGTTCGCGGCCCACTTCGACGCCGCGCTGCCGGTCGTCGACCTGGGCTGCGGCAACGGCACCCAGACCCGCTTCCTGGCCCGGCACTACCCGCGCGCGGTCGGCGTCGACCTCTCGGCGGCGGCCGTCGCGCACGCCCGCGCCGGCGACCCGGCCGGGGTGGCCGAATACCGGCGCCTGGACGCCGCGGACCCGGCGGCCGTACGGGCCCTGCACGGCGAACTGGGCGACGTCAACGTGTATCTGCGCGGCGTCCTGCACCAGTGCGCGTCCGAGGACCGCCCCCTGATCGTGGCGAACATCGCGACGCTGCTGGGCCGGCGCGGCCGGATCTTCGCCGTCGAACCGGCCGAGGCGTCCCGGGACGTCTTCGCGTCACTGGCGCGGCGCCCCGAGGGCCCGCCCGGCAAGCTGCGGGCCGTCCTCGCGCACGGCATCGCGCCCGGTGAGATGGCCGACTCGGTCGTCCCCGGCCTGCTGGCCGGCCACGGGCTCCGGGAGATCGCCTCCGGCCGGCTGCCGCTGATGACGACCGAGTATCTGGCCGACGGCTCCCGTATCGAGATCCCTACGAACTGGCTGGTCGCGGGCGTGGTGGACTGA
- a CDS encoding MerR family transcriptional regulator — protein sequence MRIGELAAVTGVSSRALRHYEGAGLITSVRAHNGYRVYDAGAAVRVRNIRHLLDAGLTLADVSCFAACLDGDMTTAPPSAEGLRIARERLAVIDERIAAQTRARDRLAHALAAAEA from the coding sequence GTGCGGATCGGCGAGCTGGCCGCGGTGACGGGGGTGTCCTCGCGGGCCTTGCGGCACTACGAAGGGGCGGGACTGATCACGTCGGTCCGTGCCCACAACGGCTACCGGGTGTACGACGCGGGCGCGGCCGTCCGGGTGCGCAACATCCGGCATCTGCTGGACGCGGGTCTGACCCTGGCCGACGTGAGCTGCTTCGCGGCCTGTCTGGACGGGGACATGACGACGGCGCCGCCCTCGGCGGAGGGGCTGCGCATAGCCCGCGAGCGGCTCGCCGTCATCGACGAGCGCATAGCCGCCCAGACCCGGGCCCGGGACCGGCTCGCCCACGCCCTCGCGGCGGCGGAGGCGTAG
- a CDS encoding MFS transporter, giving the protein MGGTTLTEQGRWEGTPDTRPVRTGGDGPPPDARRTPGLPVVLPLALLPAALGPTVAVTALPEIAADLRGPEPVSWLLTAFLFAAAAGLPLHARLGEVTGRRAALVVAALLFTAGSVLAGRAHATGELTAFRALQGAGAGGLVAGVHAVLAALVPPGVRRRTLGVTGTVCGLVGAAGPLLGGYLTDHASWRWCFFSGVPFGVLALLVTAFVPKLPRPAVRPRADLTGALLLAACATCLLLLADWGGTQHAWTSRTVLGLGLGALGTALLFVAVEYFATDPLLPLHLFRDAVFAVTGLVGAALGAALFGIAGYLPTFLPVTDGASPTRSGLLMLPLTAGLVLGAALSGHLVRRTGRHRVLLALGCALAGGAMWLLCRVPQDAGRPVHSLGTGVLGLGVGCVLPALVLAVRASVRRAGPAPAPGATLRRLGGSVAAGLFATFLADRLAAHLVHRPAGTGRYAEPEALVPGLLSAVPAALHDGPAAAYAHTVPRVFLYLLPVLLLGLLLAVFRKENPLVSHTSHVPPAPHAPLPPPAGPREAAPVPHARTEAAVPRAPERPDRDPAPSVPAAVPSVPAAPPASEDPSVPGVPVCGTVRHRDGSTVPCAALTLIDTGGRQVGRGATGDDGRYALSTPGPGAYVLIAAAGGHRPQAVAVSVGERPVGLDVVLGGAGRLAGAVTTADGVPVRDATVTLTDVRGEVVATARSGREGGYVLTELVAGDYTLAVSAPGYRPTALPVTAQAARETRQDIELSGGAVLRGTVRAGDGRPVGDARVTLLDAAGNVVDTATTGPDGLFRFVDLSAGEYTVIAAGYPPVATVLQVTGGGRTERDLQLGHGD; this is encoded by the coding sequence GTGGGCGGTACCACCCTGACCGAACAGGGGCGGTGGGAGGGGACACCGGACACGCGTCCGGTCCGGACGGGCGGTGACGGCCCGCCTCCGGACGCCCGCCGGACGCCGGGTCTTCCCGTCGTCCTCCCCCTGGCCCTGCTGCCCGCGGCCCTCGGCCCGACGGTCGCCGTCACCGCCCTCCCGGAGATCGCCGCCGACCTGCGCGGCCCGGAGCCCGTCTCCTGGCTGCTGACCGCGTTCCTCTTCGCCGCCGCGGCCGGCCTGCCCCTGCACGCCAGGCTCGGCGAGGTGACCGGCCGCCGGGCCGCCCTCGTCGTGGCCGCCCTCCTGTTCACCGCCGGCTCGGTGCTGGCCGGCCGCGCGCACGCGACGGGCGAACTGACGGCTTTCCGCGCCCTCCAGGGCGCCGGGGCCGGGGGACTGGTCGCCGGGGTCCACGCGGTCCTCGCGGCGCTGGTCCCGCCCGGGGTGCGCCGCCGGACCCTGGGGGTGACGGGCACCGTCTGCGGACTCGTCGGCGCCGCGGGGCCGTTGCTCGGCGGCTACCTCACCGATCACGCCTCCTGGCGCTGGTGCTTCTTCTCGGGTGTGCCGTTCGGTGTCCTCGCGCTGCTCGTGACGGCGTTCGTGCCGAAGCTGCCGCGGCCCGCCGTACGGCCCAGGGCGGACCTGACGGGCGCGCTGCTGCTGGCCGCTTGTGCCACCTGTCTCCTGCTGCTGGCCGATTGGGGCGGTACGCAACACGCCTGGACCTCGCGGACGGTCCTCGGGCTCGGGCTGGGCGCGCTCGGCACGGCGCTGCTCTTCGTCGCCGTCGAGTACTTCGCCACCGACCCGCTCCTGCCGCTGCACCTCTTCCGGGACGCGGTGTTCGCCGTCACGGGGCTGGTCGGCGCGGCCCTGGGCGCCGCGCTCTTCGGGATCGCGGGCTACCTGCCCACCTTCCTGCCGGTGACCGACGGTGCGTCGCCCACCCGGTCCGGGCTGCTGATGCTGCCGCTGACGGCGGGCCTCGTGCTCGGCGCGGCCCTGAGCGGGCACCTCGTCCGCCGTACCGGCCGCCACCGCGTGCTCCTGGCGCTGGGCTGCGCGCTGGCGGGCGGGGCGATGTGGCTGCTGTGCCGGGTGCCGCAGGACGCCGGACGGCCGGTGCACAGCCTCGGAACGGGCGTGCTGGGCCTGGGGGTCGGCTGCGTGCTGCCGGCGCTCGTCCTGGCCGTACGCGCCTCCGTGCGGCGCGCCGGGCCCGCCCCCGCCCCCGGCGCCACCCTGCGGCGCCTCGGCGGCAGTGTCGCCGCGGGCCTGTTCGCGACCTTCCTCGCCGACCGGCTGGCCGCGCACCTCGTCCACCGCCCGGCCGGGACGGGCCGGTACGCCGAGCCGGAGGCGCTGGTTCCGGGGCTGCTGAGCGCGGTGCCCGCGGCGCTGCACGACGGTCCGGCCGCGGCCTACGCGCACACCGTGCCGCGTGTCTTCCTCTACCTCCTGCCGGTGCTTCTCCTGGGCCTGCTGCTCGCCGTCTTCCGGAAAGAGAACCCCCTGGTGTCCCACACCTCCCACGTCCCACCCGCTCCGCACGCCCCGCTTCCGCCGCCCGCCGGGCCGCGGGAGGCCGCCCCGGTCCCCCACGCGCGTACCGAGGCGGCCGTCCCCCGCGCGCCGGAGCGCCCGGACCGGGACCCGGCGCCGTCCGTACCGGCCGCCGTCCCGTCCGTACCCGCCGCCCCGCCCGCGTCCGAGGACCCCTCCGTCCCCGGCGTCCCGGTGTGCGGCACGGTCCGGCACCGCGACGGCAGCACGGTGCCCTGCGCCGCCCTCACGCTCATCGACACCGGCGGGCGCCAGGTGGGGCGCGGCGCGACCGGTGACGACGGCCGGTACGCGCTCAGCACACCGGGCCCCGGCGCGTACGTGCTGATCGCGGCGGCGGGCGGGCACCGGCCGCAGGCGGTCGCGGTCAGCGTCGGCGAGCGGCCGGTCGGCCTGGACGTGGTGCTCGGCGGGGCCGGGCGGCTGGCCGGCGCGGTCACCACCGCCGACGGCGTTCCCGTCCGCGACGCCACGGTCACGCTGACGGACGTGCGCGGCGAGGTCGTCGCCACCGCCCGCAGCGGGCGCGAGGGCGGCTACGTCCTCACGGAGCTGGTGGCCGGGGACTACACCCTCGCCGTCAGCGCCCCCGGCTATCGCCCCACCGCCCTGCCGGTCACCGCCCAGGCGGCCCGGGAGACCCGGCAGGACATCGAACTGTCGGGCGGCGCGGTGCTGCGCGGCACCGTCCGGGCCGGTGACGGGCGCCCCGTCGGGGACGCCCGGGTCACGCTGCTGGACGCGGCCGGCAACGTGGTGGACACCGCGACCACCGGCCCGGACGGGCTGTTCCGCTTCGTCGACCTGTCGGCGGGCGAGTACACCGTCATCGCGGCGGGCTATCCGCCGGTGGCGACCGTACTCCAGGTGACGGGCGGCGGCCGTACCGAGCGTGATCTCCAGCTCGGCCACGGGGACTGA
- a CDS encoding SRPBCC family protein, giving the protein MGQVEATTQREIAADPEDVFDALADYSGTRRKLLPEHFSEYEVREGGDGKGTLVHWKLQATSKRVRDCLLEVDEPTDGQLVEKDRNSSMVTAWVVTPAGEGRAKVVVTTTWQGASGIGGFFERTFAPKGLARIYDEVLANLAAETEKK; this is encoded by the coding sequence ATGGGCCAGGTCGAGGCCACCACGCAGCGCGAGATCGCGGCGGACCCGGAGGACGTGTTCGACGCGCTCGCCGACTACAGCGGTACGCGCCGCAAGCTGCTGCCCGAGCACTTCAGCGAGTACGAGGTGCGCGAGGGCGGCGACGGCAAGGGCACCCTCGTCCACTGGAAGCTCCAGGCCACGAGCAAGCGGGTGCGCGACTGCCTGCTGGAGGTCGACGAGCCGACCGACGGACAGCTGGTGGAGAAGGACCGCAACTCCTCCATGGTGACGGCCTGGGTGGTCACCCCGGCGGGCGAGGGCCGCGCCAAGGTCGTCGTCACCACGACCTGGCAGGGCGCCAGCGGCATCGGCGGCTTCTTCGAGCGGACCTTCGCGCCGAAGGGGCTGGCCCGGATCTACGACGAGGTGCTCGCCAACCTCGCCGCGGAGACGGAGAAGAAGTAG
- a CDS encoding helix-turn-helix domain-containing protein: MHRLDVPAPHLLPFAIGSFDTIGPLSRAGFPHRHSFHEIVYVTGGTGSHVLDEDRWPLRPPHLCFIAPGRVHYWDRVAGLRGWVILFTDDFLLAHPGDRDALAELGERPWMRPGPKDAARLSDLVREMLREYDERAPSFRSVLQAQLHILITRALRLSVPYGASGPCGADGPGGAAGPSGVRRADSASGRAALVSREFTRLLAQPDSAGRSVRSYADELGVSVGHLTELVKRSTGRTPGRLIRHAQTVEAKRLLSGSRLTVAQVARRVGFADPAYFCRFFRRETGLSPGDFRRAAGGAGGIHHDLRAESIEGRPRPE; encoded by the coding sequence CTGCACCGCCTGGACGTCCCCGCACCGCATCTGCTGCCCTTCGCCATCGGCTCGTTCGACACCATCGGGCCCCTGTCGCGGGCCGGTTTCCCGCACCGGCACTCCTTCCACGAGATCGTGTACGTGACGGGCGGCACCGGCAGCCACGTCCTCGACGAGGACCGGTGGCCGCTGCGCCCGCCCCACCTGTGCTTCATCGCCCCTGGCCGGGTGCACTACTGGGACCGCGTCGCGGGTCTGCGCGGCTGGGTGATCCTGTTCACCGACGACTTCCTGCTGGCGCACCCCGGGGACCGGGACGCGCTGGCGGAGCTGGGCGAGCGCCCGTGGATGCGGCCCGGCCCGAAGGACGCGGCGCGGCTGAGCGACCTGGTGCGGGAGATGCTGCGGGAGTACGACGAGCGGGCCCCGTCGTTCCGTTCGGTGCTCCAGGCGCAGCTGCACATCCTGATCACCCGCGCGCTGCGGCTGTCCGTCCCGTACGGCGCGTCGGGCCCGTGCGGCGCGGACGGCCCCGGCGGCGCCGCGGGCCCGTCCGGCGTACGGCGCGCGGACTCCGCGTCGGGCCGGGCCGCCCTGGTCTCCCGGGAGTTCACCCGGTTACTGGCCCAACCGGACTCCGCGGGCCGCTCCGTACGGTCCTACGCCGACGAACTGGGTGTCTCCGTAGGGCATCTGACCGAGCTGGTCAAGCGCAGCACCGGCCGTACTCCGGGCCGTCTGATCCGGCACGCGCAGACCGTGGAGGCCAAGCGGCTGCTGTCCGGTTCCCGCCTGACGGTCGCTCAGGTGGCCCGCCGGGTGGGGTTCGCCGACCCCGCGTACTTCTGCCGCTTCTTCCGCAGGGAGACGGGGCTGAGCCCCGGCGACTTCCGCCGGGCCGCGGGCGGCGCCGGAGGAATTCACCATGACCTCCGTGCCGAGTCCATCGAAGGGCGGCCGCGGCCCGAATAG
- a CDS encoding Rv2578c family radical SAM protein, protein MRWENLGEQSAALFGTDVVSRTIDTPEFRGITFHEVRARSIINQVPGASRMPFERTVNPYRGCTHACVYCFARRTHGYLDLDTGLDFDSQIVVKVNAPELLRRELAAPRWRGEHIAMGTNVDCYQRAEGRYQLMPGILTALRDRANPFSVLTKGTLILRDLDLLRQAAAVTEVGVSVSVGFVDRELWRTVEPGTPAPERRLDVVRTLARHGIPAGVLMAPVIPFLGDSPAQLRATVRAIAAAGATSVTPLVLHLRPGAREWFMAWLARHHPHLVRRYERMYADGAYAPKWYQRRITRQVHELADEYGIGPARAGEARRITRPAPGTDPAEAGTAPATGSAPGHTQLALL, encoded by the coding sequence ATGCGCTGGGAGAATCTGGGCGAGCAGTCCGCCGCCCTCTTCGGCACGGATGTCGTCAGCCGTACGATCGACACCCCCGAATTCCGGGGGATCACCTTCCACGAGGTACGCGCCCGCTCGATCATCAACCAGGTGCCCGGCGCCTCCCGCATGCCGTTCGAACGGACGGTGAACCCCTACCGCGGCTGCACCCACGCCTGCGTCTACTGCTTCGCCCGCCGGACCCACGGCTATCTCGACCTGGACACCGGGCTGGACTTCGACTCCCAGATCGTGGTGAAGGTCAACGCGCCCGAACTGCTGCGGCGCGAGCTGGCCGCGCCCCGCTGGCGCGGCGAGCACATAGCCATGGGCACCAACGTCGACTGCTACCAGCGCGCCGAGGGCCGCTACCAGCTCATGCCCGGCATCCTCACGGCCCTGCGGGACCGCGCCAACCCCTTCTCCGTCCTCACCAAGGGCACCCTGATCCTGCGCGACCTCGACCTGCTGCGGCAGGCCGCCGCGGTCACCGAGGTCGGCGTCTCCGTCTCGGTCGGCTTCGTCGACCGCGAGCTGTGGCGCACCGTCGAACCGGGCACGCCCGCGCCGGAACGCCGCCTGGACGTCGTCCGCACCCTGGCCCGGCACGGCATCCCGGCCGGAGTGCTGATGGCCCCGGTGATCCCCTTCCTCGGCGACTCCCCCGCCCAGCTGCGCGCGACCGTACGAGCCATCGCCGCCGCCGGCGCCACCTCCGTGACCCCGCTCGTCCTGCACCTGCGCCCCGGCGCCCGCGAGTGGTTCATGGCGTGGCTGGCCCGGCACCACCCCCATCTCGTACGGCGCTACGAGCGGATGTACGCGGACGGCGCGTACGCCCCCAAGTGGTACCAGCGCCGGATCACGCGCCAGGTGCACGAGCTGGCGGACGAGTACGGCATCGGCCCGGCCCGCGCCGGGGAGGCGCGGCGCATCACCCGGCCGGCGCCCGGCACGGACCCCGCGGAGGCCGGCACGGCCCCGGCAACAGGCTCCGCCCCCGGACACACGCAGCTCGCGCTGCTGTGA
- a CDS encoding carbohydrate-binding protein has translation MDDERTESTDSARSTRDDGVRRGITRKNVLKAAVAAVPIPLLLGGVALARDSKPSDGPLTPTPYCDDGDDPTPPQIEGPYFKPNSPLRDSLIQPGTQGTRLTVSGYVFGLTCQPLSHVLLDWWQADVNGDYDNVGFRFRGHQFTDQRGAFKLTTIVPGLYPGRTRHLHVKVQAPNQPILTTQLYFPGEPRNNTDPLFNPKLLMNVRQNGSAKEASFDFVLRVRGSSTPSPTGQPTAPGGTWAVGTDYRTGDQVTYDGAAYTCLQPHTARDGWEPPAVPALWRRT, from the coding sequence ATGGACGACGAACGTACGGAGAGCACGGACAGCGCGCGGAGCACGCGGGACGACGGTGTGCGCAGAGGCATCACCAGGAAGAACGTGCTCAAGGCCGCCGTCGCCGCGGTGCCGATACCCCTGCTGCTCGGCGGTGTCGCGCTGGCCCGGGACAGCAAGCCCTCCGACGGTCCGCTCACCCCCACCCCGTACTGCGACGACGGGGACGACCCGACGCCGCCGCAGATCGAGGGCCCGTACTTCAAGCCGAACTCGCCGCTGCGCGACTCGCTGATCCAGCCCGGCACCCAGGGCACCCGGCTCACCGTGAGCGGCTACGTCTTCGGACTGACCTGCCAGCCGCTGTCGCACGTCCTGCTGGACTGGTGGCAGGCGGACGTCAACGGCGACTACGACAACGTCGGCTTCCGCTTCCGCGGGCACCAGTTCACCGACCAGCGCGGCGCGTTCAAGCTGACCACGATCGTGCCGGGCCTCTATCCGGGCCGCACCCGGCACCTGCACGTCAAGGTGCAGGCCCCGAACCAGCCGATCCTCACCACGCAGCTCTACTTCCCCGGCGAGCCGCGCAACAACACCGACCCGCTCTTCAACCCGAAGCTGCTGATGAACGTGCGGCAGAACGGCTCGGCCAAGGAAGCGTCGTTCGACTTCGTCCTGCGGGTGCGCGGCTCGTCGACCCCGTCCCCCACGGGTCAGCCGACCGCGCCCGGCGGCACCTGGGCCGTCGGCACCGACTACCGCACCGGTGACCAGGTCACCTACGACGGCGCCGCGTACACGTGTCTGCAGCCGCACACCGCGCGCGACGGATGGGAGCCGCCGGCCGTCCCGGCGCTGTGGCGCCGCACCTGA
- a CDS encoding SDR family NAD(P)-dependent oxidoreductase yields MSTEQPRGRQQGQGRVVVVTGAGTGIGRATARRFAAAGDRVVAVGRRPGPLAEAAQGHGAIEPYVADITADGAAEEITEHAVRRHGRLDVLVNNAGIVGGGSLGSLTRERIEPQLATNLVAPVLLTQAALPYLEETGGVVVNISTSVGQRAWPGNAVYGATKAGLELLTRSWAVELAPRGIRVVGVAPGAVDTPIGEHQGLTAEQRAAVRQWQIGHTPLGRVGRPEEVAWAVVQLASAAASFVTGVILPVDGGAVVA; encoded by the coding sequence ATGAGCACGGAACAGCCGCGTGGGCGGCAGCAGGGACAGGGCCGGGTCGTCGTGGTGACGGGCGCGGGGACCGGGATCGGGCGGGCCACGGCGCGGCGGTTCGCGGCGGCAGGGGACCGGGTGGTCGCGGTGGGGCGGCGGCCCGGGCCGCTGGCCGAGGCCGCGCAGGGGCACGGGGCGATCGAGCCGTACGTCGCCGACATCACCGCCGACGGGGCGGCGGAGGAGATCACCGAGCACGCGGTGCGACGCCACGGGCGGCTGGACGTGCTGGTCAACAACGCCGGGATCGTGGGCGGCGGAAGCCTGGGGTCGCTGACCCGGGAGCGGATCGAGCCGCAGCTCGCGACGAACCTGGTGGCGCCGGTACTGCTGACGCAGGCGGCGCTGCCGTATCTGGAGGAGACCGGCGGCGTGGTGGTGAACATCAGCACCTCGGTCGGACAGCGGGCCTGGCCGGGGAACGCGGTCTACGGTGCCACCAAGGCCGGCCTCGAACTGCTCACCCGCAGCTGGGCGGTGGAACTGGCGCCGCGCGGGATCCGGGTCGTGGGCGTCGCGCCCGGGGCGGTCGACACCCCCATCGGGGAACACCAGGGGCTGACCGCCGAGCAGCGGGCGGCGGTACGGCAGTGGCAGATCGGGCACACGCCGCTGGGCCGGGTCGGCCGGCCGGAGGAGGTCGCGTGGGCCGTCGTACAGCTCGCCTCGGCCGCGGCGTCGTTCGTGACGGGGGTGATCCTGCCGGTCGACGGCGGGGCGGTGGTGGCCTGA